One genomic segment of Dehalogenimonas alkenigignens includes these proteins:
- the topA gene encoding type I DNA topoisomerase — protein sequence MKSPTNFVIVESPAKARTLSRILGPKYIVKASMGHIRDLPKSKLGVDTENDFKPQYLVMRDKSSILTELKEGLSKASAVFLATDPDREGEAIAWHLKESICTPRASCNRVTFHEITPEAITAAFNSPREINMNLVNAQQARRILDRLVGYKLSPLLWQKIRRGLSAGRVQSVALRIIVDREREILSFKPEEYWTIEVDLIKHNSTQKFKATLIGQGDKRRISIKTEEQALAVEKDLGSAKYSVSSVGVKEVMKQPSPPFITSTLQQEAYRKLRFTARQTMAIAQQLYEGLPIGTEGSVGLITYMRTDSIQVSGSAISEARKYIERQFGNAYLPKNVRSFTSSVKGAQEAHEAIRPTSVEREPQLIKEYLETNQFKLYQLIWQRMVASQMTAAKFRNTTVDITAKIAESKGAYILRSQQTEHIFSGFISLYVESRDDAEEIKTPPIPELVQNEELHVKGIHKEQRFTQPQPRYSEATLVKTLEQYGIGRPSTYAPILSVVQEREYVTKEKGLFKPTDLGMTVSDMLVQQFPELIDTRFTAQMESKLDKVAVEGIDWVGVVRDFFIPFSNNLTAAEEQLERVPLPVEVSTEYCPQCSKGLLLIKIGRFGKYMECPSCSFRQSFRIRTGVPCPGCPENGELIGRFTKKGKLFYGCSAFPKHAFAINTKPLSEPCPLCGGLVVEVKPGVNACQNPVCEAFKPLRRRSPKPDSSKSHKPPVRKRRTSVKKAGTGMQQASG from the coding sequence ATGAAGTCACCCACGAATTTCGTTATTGTTGAGTCCCCTGCCAAAGCAAGGACTCTCTCCCGTATCCTCGGTCCCAAATATATAGTCAAGGCTTCGATGGGACATATCCGTGACTTACCGAAAAGCAAGCTCGGCGTTGATACTGAGAATGACTTCAAACCGCAGTATTTAGTGATGCGAGACAAATCATCAATTCTGACAGAATTAAAAGAAGGGCTCTCCAAAGCCTCTGCGGTATTTTTAGCGACAGATCCTGACCGAGAGGGCGAAGCAATAGCGTGGCACCTGAAAGAATCTATTTGTACGCCCCGGGCGTCATGCAACCGGGTGACTTTTCATGAGATTACGCCGGAAGCAATAACTGCGGCTTTTAATTCACCGCGTGAAATCAATATGAATCTGGTAAACGCTCAGCAAGCCCGGCGCATACTCGATCGATTAGTCGGGTATAAGCTTTCACCCCTACTGTGGCAAAAGATCCGCCGCGGTTTATCAGCCGGTCGTGTCCAATCTGTAGCCTTGCGAATAATCGTTGACAGAGAACGCGAAATTCTTTCCTTCAAACCTGAGGAATATTGGACCATAGAAGTTGATTTGATAAAACATAATTCAACTCAGAAGTTCAAAGCTACGCTCATCGGGCAGGGTGATAAAAGAAGAATAAGCATCAAGACAGAAGAACAAGCACTGGCGGTTGAGAAGGATCTTGGGTCCGCTAAATATTCGGTGTCCAGCGTGGGAGTCAAGGAGGTAATGAAGCAGCCTTCCCCCCCCTTCATTACCAGTACGCTCCAGCAAGAAGCTTATCGTAAGTTGCGGTTCACGGCACGTCAAACAATGGCAATTGCACAGCAATTGTATGAAGGTTTACCGATAGGAACCGAGGGCAGTGTAGGTTTAATAACCTACATGCGAACCGACTCGATTCAGGTTTCCGGATCGGCGATCTCCGAGGCAAGAAAATATATCGAGAGACAATTTGGCAACGCTTATCTGCCTAAAAACGTTCGATCTTTTACTAGTTCCGTAAAAGGAGCGCAAGAAGCACATGAAGCCATAAGGCCAACGAGCGTCGAGCGCGAACCTCAACTGATAAAAGAATATCTTGAAACCAATCAGTTCAAATTATACCAGCTTATCTGGCAGCGAATGGTTGCATCTCAAATGACCGCGGCCAAATTTAGAAACACCACTGTCGATATTACTGCAAAAATTGCTGAATCGAAAGGGGCGTATATTCTCCGTTCTCAGCAAACTGAACATATATTCTCAGGGTTCATCAGCCTATATGTTGAGAGCCGCGACGACGCAGAAGAGATCAAAACACCGCCGATACCGGAACTGGTGCAAAATGAAGAACTGCACGTCAAGGGGATTCACAAAGAGCAACGATTTACCCAACCGCAACCGCGTTATAGTGAAGCAACTTTAGTGAAAACGTTGGAACAATATGGTATTGGCCGGCCTTCAACTTACGCTCCTATTTTAAGCGTAGTCCAGGAACGCGAATACGTAACCAAGGAGAAAGGATTGTTCAAACCCACCGACCTGGGAATGACAGTCTCCGACATGTTGGTACAGCAGTTTCCCGAGCTGATCGATACCAGGTTTACCGCCCAGATGGAGAGCAAATTAGACAAGGTCGCCGTTGAAGGAATTGATTGGGTGGGGGTAGTCCGTGATTTCTTCATTCCTTTTAGTAATAATTTAACTGCAGCCGAAGAACAGTTAGAAAGAGTGCCCCTTCCGGTTGAAGTTTCCACGGAGTATTGCCCTCAATGTTCGAAAGGTCTCCTGTTAATAAAAATCGGCAGGTTCGGAAAATATATGGAGTGCCCTTCTTGCTCCTTTCGTCAATCGTTCCGAATTCGTACTGGAGTACCCTGTCCCGGATGCCCTGAGAACGGGGAGTTAATTGGACGGTTCACCAAGAAGGGAAAGTTGTTTTATGGATGCAGCGCTTTCCCGAAACATGCCTTTGCAATTAACACCAAACCGTTATCTGAACCTTGTCCACTGTGCGGAGGCCTGGTTGTCGAAGTAAAACCAGGTGTGAACGCATGTCAAAATCCTGTCTGCGAAGCTTTTAAACCTTTGCGACGGCGTTCTCCTAAACCCGACTCATCCAAAAGTCATAAGCCGCCTGTCCGAAAGCGTCGCACTTCCGTTAAGAAGGCTGGCACCGGTATGCAACAAGCGAGCGGGTAA
- the dprA gene encoding DNA-processing protein DprA, with protein MNEQSNTVHYLGFSLIPGIGRVRLTMLEKYFGDLSTAWKANEAELSKVGLDCGTINSIVYWRSKVEPARELEKADRFGVSVVTAVSPKYPSRLKEIYDYPPVLYIKGNLLPEDQLSIAVVGTRNPTAYGRQVTEEIVTALSRNNVTIASGLARGIDTISHSSALKAGGRTIGVLGSGVNVIYPPENTAIAKQIIENGALISEYAMDMGPRPENFPRRNRILSGLTLGTLVTEAGEKSGALITAEYALDQNRDVFAIPGNIFSAKSSGTNRLIQQGAKLVRTESDILIELNIESVATQLEFKETLPVTENEKNLIRYLGVEPVHIDEICRTSKLPASVVSSTLSMMELKGTVKHLGGMNYTLSRVIKES; from the coding sequence TTGAACGAACAGAGTAACACTGTCCATTACCTGGGTTTCAGTCTTATTCCAGGTATCGGCCGGGTCCGGCTTACAATGTTGGAGAAATATTTCGGAGATCTTTCGACCGCCTGGAAGGCCAACGAAGCGGAATTATCGAAGGTCGGTCTCGATTGCGGTACGATTAATTCAATTGTTTACTGGCGATCTAAAGTTGAACCAGCGCGTGAACTGGAAAAAGCAGATCGTTTCGGGGTTTCCGTCGTCACCGCAGTAAGCCCAAAGTATCCCTCCAGACTTAAGGAGATTTACGACTATCCACCAGTTTTGTATATCAAGGGTAATCTTCTGCCTGAGGACCAGCTTTCAATTGCGGTGGTGGGGACACGAAATCCAACAGCCTATGGCAGGCAAGTGACCGAGGAGATCGTAACCGCGCTTAGCCGAAATAATGTCACCATCGCTTCAGGTTTGGCCCGCGGGATAGATACGATTTCCCACTCTTCTGCCCTAAAAGCGGGCGGTCGTACGATTGGGGTACTAGGCTCCGGGGTTAATGTAATATACCCACCAGAAAACACAGCTATCGCAAAGCAAATAATTGAAAATGGGGCTCTAATTTCAGAGTATGCGATGGATATGGGACCAAGGCCTGAAAATTTCCCCCGGCGTAACCGCATCCTCTCAGGCTTGACGTTGGGCACACTAGTGACTGAAGCTGGGGAAAAGTCAGGGGCTTTAATTACCGCCGAATACGCCTTAGACCAAAACCGAGATGTTTTCGCCATACCGGGGAACATTTTCTCAGCCAAGAGTTCTGGAACAAACCGTTTGATTCAACAAGGTGCAAAGTTGGTGAGAACCGAATCCGACATTTTAATAGAGCTCAATATCGAATCAGTTGCTACACAACTTGAATTCAAAGAAACACTCCCGGTGACTGAAAATGAAAAAAACTTAATTAGATATCTTGGTGTGGAACCAGTACACATTGACGAAATTTGCCGCACATCCAAACTACCTGCTTCAGTTGTAAGCTCAACTTTATCAATGATGGAATTAAAAGGCACAGTCAAACACCTTGGCGGTATGAACTATACGCTTTCAAGGGTGATTAAGGAGTCGTAA
- the moaA gene encoding GTP 3',8-cyclase MoaA, whose amino-acid sequence MTEANCVTGTFDAFNRRVNYLRISVTDRCNLRCTYCSDGEINHLHHDDILRYEEIERVTKAAAALGVRHVRLSGGEPLVRPYLWNLIELLTPIPGIEDISLTTNGTLLKEQATKLRSAGLKRINVSLDSLRPGRFERITGGDKLGDVLEGIQEAHRVGLSPVKINMVVIPGVNDDEVEDFALMAKDEGWHVRFIEHMPFGGIGSTPSMTVAEIKEKIESMVSDLWPCCLSGAGPASYFSFGEGQGTIGFIRPVSHRFCGQCNRLRLTADGKLRPCLLNDLEIDIKSALRNGAGISDLKDLLKQAIIAKPERHHLETAGIGGRQMRQIGG is encoded by the coding sequence ATGACCGAAGCTAATTGCGTTACCGGCACTTTTGATGCCTTCAATCGTCGCGTTAACTACCTGCGTATTTCGGTCACAGACCGATGCAATCTGCGATGCACCTACTGCAGCGACGGCGAAATCAACCACCTTCACCATGACGACATCTTGCGTTATGAAGAGATTGAGCGGGTGACCAAAGCTGCCGCTGCCCTCGGAGTACGTCATGTCCGGCTGAGTGGAGGCGAACCGCTGGTGCGGCCGTATTTGTGGAATCTGATCGAATTGTTGACGCCGATTCCGGGTATTGAAGACATTTCACTAACCACCAACGGCACGCTGCTAAAGGAGCAGGCTACAAAGTTGCGCAGCGCCGGCTTGAAACGCATCAATGTAAGTCTCGACTCGCTGAGGCCTGGCCGTTTTGAACGGATCACCGGCGGCGACAAGCTTGGCGACGTACTCGAAGGAATTCAAGAAGCTCATCGCGTTGGGCTTTCGCCGGTGAAGATAAACATGGTGGTCATACCCGGGGTGAACGACGATGAGGTAGAAGATTTCGCCTTGATGGCTAAGGATGAGGGATGGCACGTTCGTTTCATCGAGCATATGCCTTTCGGAGGGATTGGCAGTACTCCATCAATGACGGTGGCTGAAATCAAAGAAAAGATAGAATCGATGGTGAGCGACCTGTGGCCGTGCTGCCTCTCCGGCGCTGGTCCAGCCAGCTACTTCAGTTTCGGTGAAGGACAGGGAACGATCGGCTTCATTCGTCCGGTCAGCCATCGCTTCTGTGGCCAGTGCAACCGGTTGCGGCTGACTGCAGACGGTAAGCTGAGGCCTTGCCTGCTGAACGACCTTGAGATCGATATCAAATCTGCTTTGCGAAATGGCGCCGGTATCTCGGATTTGAAAGACCTGCTTAAACAGGCGATCATTGCCAAACCGGAGCGCCACCATTTGGAAACGGCCGGCATTGGCGGCCGCCAGATGCGTCAGATCGGGGGATAG
- the moaC gene encoding cyclic pyranopterin monophosphate synthase MoaC produces MELSHVDERGRARMVDVTEKVTTSRRAVAIAHISMKPETLELIKNMEIRKGDVLAAARIAGIMAAKKTPELIPLCHPLTISGAAVEFEFYGTDQLIVSAEVKCTGPTGVEMEALTAASIAVLTVYDMCKAVDKGMTIERIYLETKEGGKSGTYRRLDG; encoded by the coding sequence ATGGAATTATCTCATGTCGATGAGCGTGGCCGAGCCAGGATGGTAGACGTGACCGAAAAGGTAACCACCAGCCGCCGCGCTGTGGCTATCGCTCATATCAGCATGAAACCTGAGACACTTGAGCTCATCAAGAATATGGAGATCAGAAAGGGCGATGTACTGGCAGCGGCGCGTATTGCCGGAATAATGGCTGCCAAGAAAACGCCGGAACTGATACCGCTGTGCCATCCGTTGACAATTTCCGGAGCCGCAGTCGAGTTCGAGTTTTACGGCACCGACCAGTTAATAGTATCGGCCGAGGTGAAATGCACCGGGCCTACCGGTGTTGAGATGGAAGCCCTCACCGCCGCCAGCATCGCCGTTCTTACGGTATACGATATGTGCAAGGCGGTGGACAAGGGCATGACCATAGAACGAATCTACCTTGAGACTAAAGAGGGTGGCAAGAGCGGGACTTACAGGAGGCTGGATGGCTAA
- a CDS encoding MOSC domain-containing protein: MAKIVAVCTSIKKGTKKKDIGRGFLEADYGIQGDAHATKGWHRQVSLLDNSSIDKMRAKGLTLSPGDFAENLTTEGLELMALPVGTRLKTGRGVELEITQIGKECHHHCQIYRQVGMCVMPLEGVFARIIQGGEIQAGDTIEVVGA; encoded by the coding sequence ATGGCTAAGATTGTCGCCGTTTGCACTAGCATAAAAAAAGGCACTAAGAAAAAAGATATTGGCCGCGGCTTTCTGGAGGCGGATTACGGCATTCAAGGCGACGCCCACGCTACCAAAGGCTGGCACCGGCAGGTTAGCCTGCTGGACAATTCCAGCATTGACAAGATGCGCGCCAAAGGGCTGACGCTTTCACCCGGCGACTTCGCCGAGAACCTGACGACCGAAGGTCTCGAACTGATGGCACTGCCTGTCGGTACGAGGCTAAAGACAGGGCGGGGAGTTGAGCTGGAGATCACCCAGATCGGCAAGGAATGTCATCACCACTGCCAGATCTACCGCCAGGTGGGGATGTGTGTCATGCCTCTTGAGGGCGTCTTTGCCCGCATCATACAAGGTGGCGAGATACAAGCCGGGGATACCATTGAGGTTGTTGGAGCGTAA